A part of Heliangelus exortis chromosome 3, bHelExo1.hap1, whole genome shotgun sequence genomic DNA contains:
- the ZC2HC1B gene encoding zinc finger C2HC domain-containing protein 1B isoform X4, translating into MEQLRHDPICKKVFSKKRRPFNSLKQRLQGTEIPTVKKQPPQKKQPGKKSNWRQHHEDFINAIRSAKQVTKALKEGRPLPPPPPPSINPDYIQCPHCSRRFNETAAERHIKFCEEQAMRRAFAAKITKPASGKKPVTQRKPPTLTTAESSLQKRAQEGANTDKPRPGKELKFSLFFFFSYSKHGSI; encoded by the exons ATGGAACAA CTGAGACATGATCCAATATGCAAGAAAGTTTTCAGCAAGAAGCGCAGGCCCTTCAACTCTTTGAAACAGAGACTGCAGGGGACAGAAATCCCCACTGTGAAGAAGCAACCCCCACAAAAG AAACAGCCAGGGAAAAAATCTAACTGGAGGCAGCACCATGAAGATTTCATTAATGCAATTCGATCAGCCAAGCAGGTCACAAAAGCTCTGAAGGAGGGCCGtcctcttccacctcctcccccaCCAAGCATCAATCCAG ACTATATTCAGTGTCCACACTGCTCACGGAGATTTAATGAGACTGCAGCAGAGAGGCACATCAAGTTCTGTGAAGAACAAGCTATGCGCCGTGCCTTTGCTGCAAAGATCACCAAGCCGGCTTCG GGCAAGAAACCAGTGACCCAGAGAAAACCCCCAACCTTAACAACTGCAGAATCATCACTTCAGAAGAGAGCACAAGAAGGTGCCAACACAGACAAACCTAGGCCCGGTAAGGAGTTAAaatttagcctttttttttttttttcttatagcaAACATGGCAGCATTTGA
- the LTV1 gene encoding protein LTV1 homolog, whose protein sequence is MPHKKKKPFIEKKKAVTFHLVHRSQRDPLAADDTAPQRVLLPTQKGHEEQRREEQRKYGVFFDDDYDYLQHLKEASGPSELVPFVRGQQNRIVVTTEGHIEDEIQRIPAPSIKLPSSVFATEFEEDVGLLNKAAPVSGPRLDFDPDIVAALDDDFDFDNPENILEDDFVLQANELQKRGSGAEDEDEWEDVEDDSDEKDSCSNDEDYDSEGPLSDDEINGQTKEFLFMQEETKSRFTEYSMTSSVMRRNEQLTLLDDRFEKFFEQFDEDEIGALDNVELEGYIDTDNTRLKEVLNDYYKEKAKNCVKLDTLEPCEDLGSAVNEESEEEKEEIVAVVIEEPEEKWDCETILSTYSNLYNHPTLIKEPSKPKPIKVSQKTGIPLHILPQKGLTAKQVERMQMINGSDLPRASTQPRSKDESKEDRKARKQAIKEERKERRMEKKANKLAFKLEKTRQEKELLNLKLNIQGLKLS, encoded by the exons ATG CctcacaagaaaaagaaacccttcatagagaagaagaaagcagtaACATTTCACTTAGTGCACAGAAGTCAGAGGGATCCACTTGCTGCTGATGATACAGCACCCCAGAGAGTTCTGCTGCCTACACAGAAA GGGCATGAGGAgcaaaggagagaagagcagcGGAAGTATGGAGTCTTCTTTGATGATGACTATGACTATCTGCAGCATCTGAAAGAAGCTTCTGGGCCCTCTGAGCTTGTCCCTTTTGTGCGTGGACAGCAAAACAGAATTGTTGTCACAACTGAAGGGCACATTGAGGATGAAATTCAGCGAATTCCA GCTCCTTCTATTAAGTTGCCTTCCTCGGTATTTGCCACAGAATTTGAAGAGGATGTGGGCTTGTTAAATAAAGCTGCTCCTGTTTCAG GACCACGACTGGATTTTGACCCTGATATTGTTGCAGCTCTTGATGATGATTTTGACTTTGATAATccagaaaatattctggaagATGATTTTGTTCTGCAAGCAAATGAACTGCAGAAACG GGGATCAGGTGCTGAGGATGAAGATGAATGGGAAGATGTGGAAGATGATAGTGATGAAAAGGATAGTTGCAGTAATGATGAAGACTATGATTCAGAAGGCCCTTTATCAGATGATGAGATTAATGGACaaacaaaagaatttctttttatgcaAGAAGAAACCAAAAGTCGTTTCACAGAATATTCTATGACATCTTCAGTAATGAGAAGGAATGAGCAGTTAACCCTTCTGGATGACAGATTTGAGAAG ttttttGAACAATTTGATGAAGATGAAATTGGAGCCTTGGATAATGTGGAGTTAGAAGGCTATATTGATACAGACAACACTCGATTGAAGGAAGTCCTGAATGATTActacaaagagaaagcaaagaa TTGTGTGAAATTAGATACTCTTGAACCCTGTGAAGATTTGGGTTCTGCTGTGAATGAAGAaagtgaggaggagaaggaagaaatagtAGCTGTAGTTATTGAGGAACCAGAAGAAAAGTGGGATTGTGAAACCATTTTGA GTACATACTCAAACTTATATAATCACCCAACACTTATTAAGGAGCCATCAAAG CCCAAACCAATAAAGGTTTCCCAGAAGACTGGAATTCCTCTACATATTTTGCCTCAGAAAGGTCTTACTGCTAAGCAGGTTGAACGCATGCAGATGATTAATGGCAGTGACCTGCCAAGAGCATCAACACAGCCACGTTCCAAAGATGAGAGCAAGGAGGATCGCAAAGCTAGAAAGCAGGCAataaaagaggagagaaag GAACGCAGAATGGAGAAGAAAGCCAATAAACTGGCCTTCAAATTGGAGAAAACAAGGCAAGAAAAAGAGTTGCTCAATCTGAAACTAAACATTCAAGGACTGAAGTTGTCTTGA
- the ZC2HC1B gene encoding zinc finger C2HC domain-containing protein 1B isoform X1, whose amino-acid sequence MSQIPGKELNGTTAQRQDLVPCTTCGRHFAQDVLLRHDPICKKVFSKKRRPFNSLKQRLQGTEIPTVKKQPPQKKQPGKKSNWRQHHEDFINAIRSAKQVTKALKEGRPLPPPPPPSINPDYIQCPHCSRRFNETAAERHIKFCEEQAMRRAFAAKITKPASGKKPVTQRKPPTLTTAESSLQKRAQEGANTDKPRPGKELKFSLFFFFSYSKHGSI is encoded by the exons ATGAGTCAGATACCAGGAAAGGAGTTAAATGGAACAA CTGCTCAAAGGCAAGATCTGGTTCCTTGTACAACCTGTGGAAGACATTTTGCACAAGATgttctg CTGAGACATGATCCAATATGCAAGAAAGTTTTCAGCAAGAAGCGCAGGCCCTTCAACTCTTTGAAACAGAGACTGCAGGGGACAGAAATCCCCACTGTGAAGAAGCAACCCCCACAAAAG AAACAGCCAGGGAAAAAATCTAACTGGAGGCAGCACCATGAAGATTTCATTAATGCAATTCGATCAGCCAAGCAGGTCACAAAAGCTCTGAAGGAGGGCCGtcctcttccacctcctcccccaCCAAGCATCAATCCAG ACTATATTCAGTGTCCACACTGCTCACGGAGATTTAATGAGACTGCAGCAGAGAGGCACATCAAGTTCTGTGAAGAACAAGCTATGCGCCGTGCCTTTGCTGCAAAGATCACCAAGCCGGCTTCG GGCAAGAAACCAGTGACCCAGAGAAAACCCCCAACCTTAACAACTGCAGAATCATCACTTCAGAAGAGAGCACAAGAAGGTGCCAACACAGACAAACCTAGGCCCGGTAAGGAGTTAAaatttagcctttttttttttttttcttatagcaAACATGGCAGCATTTGA
- the ZC2HC1B gene encoding zinc finger C2HC domain-containing protein 1B isoform X3 has translation MSQIPGKELNGTTAQRQDLVPCTTCGRHFAQDVLLRHDPICKKVFSKKRRPFNSLKQRLQGTEIPTVKKQPPQKKQPGKKSNWRQHHEDFINAIRSAKQVTKALKEGRPLPPPPPPSINPDYIQCPHCSRRFNETAAERHIKFCEEQAMRRAFAAKITKPASGKKPVTQRKPPTLTTAESSLQKRAQEGANTDKPRPETSSGIQQKTRK, from the exons ATGAGTCAGATACCAGGAAAGGAGTTAAATGGAACAA CTGCTCAAAGGCAAGATCTGGTTCCTTGTACAACCTGTGGAAGACATTTTGCACAAGATgttctg CTGAGACATGATCCAATATGCAAGAAAGTTTTCAGCAAGAAGCGCAGGCCCTTCAACTCTTTGAAACAGAGACTGCAGGGGACAGAAATCCCCACTGTGAAGAAGCAACCCCCACAAAAG AAACAGCCAGGGAAAAAATCTAACTGGAGGCAGCACCATGAAGATTTCATTAATGCAATTCGATCAGCCAAGCAGGTCACAAAAGCTCTGAAGGAGGGCCGtcctcttccacctcctcccccaCCAAGCATCAATCCAG ACTATATTCAGTGTCCACACTGCTCACGGAGATTTAATGAGACTGCAGCAGAGAGGCACATCAAGTTCTGTGAAGAACAAGCTATGCGCCGTGCCTTTGCTGCAAAGATCACCAAGCCGGCTTCG GGCAAGAAACCAGTGACCCAGAGAAAACCCCCAACCTTAACAACTGCAGAATCATCACTTCAGAAGAGAGCACAAGAAGGTGCCAACACAGACAAACCTAGGCCCG AGACCTCTTCAGGAAtacagcagaaaaccagaaaatag
- the ZC2HC1B gene encoding zinc finger C2HC domain-containing protein 1B isoform X2, translated as MSQIPGKELNGTTAQRQDLVPCTTCGRHFAQDVLLRHDPICKKVFSKKRRPFNSLKQRLQGTEIPTVKKQPPQKKQPGKKSNWRQHHEDFINAIRSAKQVTKALKEGRPLPPPPPPSINPDYIQCPHCSRRFNETAAERHIKFCEEQAMRRAFAAKITKPASGKKPVTQRKPPTLTTAESSLQKRAQEGANTDKPRPDLIYLDYNFSWQISS; from the exons ATGAGTCAGATACCAGGAAAGGAGTTAAATGGAACAA CTGCTCAAAGGCAAGATCTGGTTCCTTGTACAACCTGTGGAAGACATTTTGCACAAGATgttctg CTGAGACATGATCCAATATGCAAGAAAGTTTTCAGCAAGAAGCGCAGGCCCTTCAACTCTTTGAAACAGAGACTGCAGGGGACAGAAATCCCCACTGTGAAGAAGCAACCCCCACAAAAG AAACAGCCAGGGAAAAAATCTAACTGGAGGCAGCACCATGAAGATTTCATTAATGCAATTCGATCAGCCAAGCAGGTCACAAAAGCTCTGAAGGAGGGCCGtcctcttccacctcctcccccaCCAAGCATCAATCCAG ACTATATTCAGTGTCCACACTGCTCACGGAGATTTAATGAGACTGCAGCAGAGAGGCACATCAAGTTCTGTGAAGAACAAGCTATGCGCCGTGCCTTTGCTGCAAAGATCACCAAGCCGGCTTCG GGCAAGAAACCAGTGACCCAGAGAAAACCCCCAACCTTAACAACTGCAGAATCATCACTTCAGAAGAGAGCACAAGAAGGTGCCAACACAGACAAACCTAGGCCCG ATTTAATTTATCTTGATTATAATTTTTCATGGCAAATAAGTTCTTGA